AGAGGGGAAAACGGAAATCGCTCCGACGGGGGGGGAGTGCCGATCGTCGCTGGGCATTGGCAGGGCATTGGCAGCTCACTGGCAGAGAACTCGGTGGAAGCCCTGCCGCACCCCTGAGGGTATCCCCGCGTGTCCCTCCAATTGGACGAACGGCTAGCCAGCATGGAAGAGCACCTCTTCAGTTATGAAAACATATTTAGGAACAAGGACCTAAATATTGATGAGGAGATCAGGGAGAAAAAccagaaggaaaaggggcaacCTGTTGAGGGGGTGAAGGGGCCACCGGGGGATGGAGACCCGGAGGAGGAGTCCCCACGGGGTTCTGCCAAGAAGGTGAAAATCGAACCGGGTGAGGAGGGCAAAGAGGATGAACAGAACAAACCGGATGAGCAGAGCAAACCGGGTCAGAATAACAAACCGGGTGAGGAGGGCCCCTCCAACCAACCGGGTGCAGCCGATGAGAGCAAAACAGGAGAGAAGGATGACACAAGTCCAGGGGGAGACGGAAGGCCCAGCGAGGCCGACTGCAAGGGGGGTGCAGTGGAGGCGGAGGAAGAGGCGGTGGAAGAGGCGGCAGCAGTGGCGATGGAAGAGACAGTGAAAGAGTCTGTAGAAGAAGCATCAACGGAAGTGACTAGCATGATGAACGTGACGAACGTGACGAACGCGACGAACGCGACTCACACTGCTGACGCTGCTGACGCTGCTGACACTGCCCAGGAGAAGAGCCGAACGGAACCCCAGACCAAGAAGAAGACAAAAAACGACGTCTCGTCCCTCTTTGCAGACTCGCCCTCAGAAGTGCCGGGCGCGGGGGGGGACCCACCCAGGGACAACAACGAAGTTAATTTTTGGTTTTCTGGAGAAGGGGCCGCGCCGCACGGTCAAGCGAATGGCTCGGTAAATGGCTCGGTAAATGGCGCGGCAAGCGCCCAAGCGGGGGAGAAAGGCCAGGCGCGCGACAACCGTTTGGAGGTCCCACTTGGTAGTAATCCAGATGGGGCGACCAACGTGAAGCGTCGCGAAGGCGAGGATGGTGGCAGCTGTGGAATGGGTAGCTCTCCAAGTGGTGTTGATGCCTCCATTAGCGGTTGCAATGAGGAAAAACAGATTCGCAGTGACGGGGGAGACGTGCCCGATTGGACGCCCCAAGTGAGCAGCAGTGATCTGGTTGGGGATGCAAGTCCCCCGGGTTGTTGCGAAAAGGGGCCCAGTGAGGAGGGGGCAGACGCTCCCGGGGGGGGCACATCGGAAGCGGTAGGTGGGAACGCGGCAGGTGGGAACGCGGTAGGTGGGAACGCGGCAGGTGGGGACGCGGCAGGTGGGGACGCGGCAGGTGACAACGCAGCAGGTGACGCCACCACCACTACGGCTGCTATCCCCACCACCGCTGCTATCCCCACCACCCTGTGCTTCGGGACAAACGGGACCTTCTGCTACACCCGGGGGAGAAAGGTGAAGTGCGCGCCGCTGATCTGCATTTTGGAGAGCGGCATTCGGGTGAAGAGCGAGGGTTCGAGCGGCGGTTCGCGCGGTGGCAcggctgcctcccccccgttaAGCAGTACGTCCGGCAAGCATAGCAGCACCATTGGGGGCAGAGATAATCGGTTGGAGGAACACATCTACGCGATAAGAAACTTCCCCGGGCCATTCAGCAGGAGAAGCGATAGGGTAGATAAGAAGGTACTTAACTTCCTGCATGGGCACATGAGCCTAAATGAGGAACTATATGGGAACAATGTGTATGAGTGTACGCAGAAGAACTGCGTTTACAAGTACCTGGTGAACGTGATGAGGAACCCCCAGCTGCTCGCCTTTAACTTGAAGGACGTGCGCGTGGAGAGGAGCGGGGCGAAgccggaggggggggagaaggggagaagtgcCGCGTCGTACGCGCTGGTATCGCctcgtcatcatcaccatcatcatcatgatcatcatcatcagggggggggggacccccGCGCAAGCGAAAACAACCCGAGGGAGGAATTAGAGGATCGGCACGGAAGGGGAAGCCCCCCCGATGTTGGCGAAAGGAGTGCCTTAAACAGCAACAGAGCCGAAATGGACAAATTTGAGATAACGTGGAGGGGGGCAGAAAAGAGAGAGCCCCCCCTTGAGGGGGACACCACCTGGGGGGTAAATGCCATTTGCGGAGAAACCCCCTCGTTCAGCCCAGCGGCAACCTGGCGTGATGCAAAccaaggggaagcaaaaggaaaaaaaaaaaaagtgctcaTCCAAAATCAGCAATACCAATTCGACGACGTGGTAGACCCAAACtttattaaaacattttcccaaatgggaatgaaagaaaaaataacaagaGAAGACGTATACCAGGAGTACTACCACCTGTGCATATACGACAGCGAGAAGGCGGCGAGGGTATGCGTAGAGAAAAACCTCTTCAAGCATTTCTTTttggttttaaaaaaatacaacggTGAAATGTACAGACTAATGCTTAGCAAATACATTAAACATATTGGGAACAGCATGAGCCACGACATTGAGGTGACGGATGGGCTGAAGAACATCTTCCGAATTTACAATCCCAATGTTCATAACTCAGTTGTGAAAGAAGCTTTtgtctttttaatttctctaCTGCATCGGGAGAGCATGTCCTTTGAGAGGGACCTCCTCATCGATCACTGGTATGTCTTCTACATCCTCGTCTACCAtaacttcctttttcaatttgaagAGAATGACTTGGATTACCAGGACTATAGGGATGACATTGGCaggtttttttcctttttggtgaGGCAGCTGTATACGCACGGGCGCGTCACTGAGGCTCAGTTTCTCCACCTGCAGTTGTGCGGTAACCCCTGCGTGTTTAGCGTCGCCGCGGGGGGGCGCATGCATTCGGGGGGCTATCCTTCGCATGTGCCCCACTGGGGGGGCTATCCTTCGTATGTACCCCCCTTGGAGGAGCGCC
The DNA window shown above is from Plasmodium vivax chromosome 9, whole genome shotgun sequence and carries:
- a CDS encoding hypothetical protein, conserved (encoded by transcript PVX_091630A); this encodes MEEHLFSYENIFRNKDLNIDEEIREKNQKEKGQPVEGVKGPPGDGDPEEESPRGSAKKVKIEPGEEGKEDEQNKPDEQSKPGQNNKPGEEGPSNQPGAADESKTGEKDDTSPGGDGRPSEADCKGGAVEAEEEAVEEAAAVAMEETVKESVEEASTEVTSMMNVTNVTNATNATHTADAADAADTAQEKSRTEPQTKKKTKNDVSSLFADSPSEVPGAGGDPPRDNNEVNFWFSGEGAAPHGQANGSVNGSVNGAASAQAGEKGQARDNRLEVPLGSNPDGATNVKRREGEDGGSCGMGSSPSGVDASISGCNEEKQIRSDGGDVPDWTPQVSSSDLVGDASPPGCCEKGPSEEGADAPGGGTSEAVGGNAAGGNAVGGNAAGGDAAGGDAAGDNAAGDATTTTAAIPTTAAIPTTLCFGTNGTFCYTRGRKVKCAPLICILESGIRVKSEGSSGGSRGGTAASPPLSSTSGKHSSTIGGRDNRLEEHIYAIRNFPGPFSRRSDRVDKKVLNFLHGHMSLNEELYGNNVYECTQKNCVYKYLVNVMRNPQLLAFNLKDVRVERSGAKPEGGEKGRSAASYALVSPRHHHHHHHDHHHQGGGDPRASENNPREELEDRHGRGSPPDVGERSALNSNRAEMDKFEITWRGAEKREPPLEGDTTWGVNAICGETPSFSPAATWRDANQGEAKGKKKKVLIQNQQYQFDDVVDPNFIKTFSQMGMKEKITREDVYQEYYHLCIYDSEKAARVCVEKNLFKHFFLVLKKYNGEMYRLMLSKYIKHIGNSMSHDIEVTDGLKNIFRIYNPNVHNSVVKEAFVFLISLLHRESMSFERDLLIDHWYVFYILVYHNFLFQFEENDLDYQDYRDDIGRFFSFLVRQLYTHGRVTEAQFLHLQLCGNPCVFSVAAGGRMHSGGYPSHVPHWGGYPSYVPPLEERPHWGGPLFDVLTFHICEVMEYLNRSHEDNFFYEDLIGQKIKYAFTLLELGVLEQAKKYVEITFYYVDVIRSQKTKNSLLVHLYESLLSQAKYVLPSRSLHPGGGVPTNWPASSEDLPAGGVYNYKVVSPHQGGGAIGGSGSGGSSGGSGSGGAIGGIGSGGIGSGGAIGANADQSSTHHGVFGSGASTHHDAFSSGMSVTHHANAPYPTDGANPFLPSYHPQQVVASGGAEYPPVEGGSTPYQQYGGAYQNGSAQTGYFYGGGESLAGGAAMSSIPDGGNAAARSYQQVSNACNDGYAANWGGTPYGGTGSSPAGQSSFAYYYDASGQVVYPAAAQQAPHQAAYHTAQQAPHQAAHQGAYTAQQAPHQAAHQGAHHAAYTAQQAPHQSAHPPDGTDNRTESQTKKQTDQPQGENNIDLINMGKTFISGFLSNIKEKIKMSEQAEEEEEENIFYYDYERKRWREKGVTSDEERERDRQKMQREMEIKNVAPPPLTENLAQTNKKNPLDIKDVRSRYVDYFS